A window from Ictalurus furcatus strain D&B chromosome 16, Billie_1.0, whole genome shotgun sequence encodes these proteins:
- the mrps24 gene encoding 28S ribosomal protein S24, mitochondrial, translating into MAASLSRQGRILSIACSQLNSATCLISGSRSINTSAVCYKNRAARIRVGKGDRPVTYEQALHPHHIAHRKGWLSQHTSNLQGEGGAAERTVEDMFIRRFIFGTFHGCLANELVIKRRGNMLVICALMLQKLQPNKYYFLIGYTEELLSHFYKCPVKMEIQTLEDKIVYKYL; encoded by the exons ATGGCGGCGTCCTTGAGCAGACAGGGAAGAATATTATCT aTTGCTTGTAGCCAACTGAATTCTGCGACTTGTCTCATCTCTGGATCAAGGAGCATAAACACCAGTGCAGTTTGCTATAAG AACCGTGCAGCCCGCATTCGGGTGGGTAAAGGTGACAGGCCAGTGACGTATGAACAGGccctgcacccacaccacaTAGCTCATAGGAAGGGATGGCTCTCTCAACACACAA GTAACCTCCAGGGAGAAGGAGGTGCTGCAGAGCGGACTGTAGAAGACATGTTCATCCGCCGTTTCATCTTTGGCACGTTTCATGGTTGTCTGGCTAACGAACTGGTTATCAAGCGCAGGGGCAACATGCTGGTCATCTGTGCTTTGATGCTACAGAAACTCCAGcctaataaatattatttcctTATCGGCTACACAGAAGAGCTGCTCTCACACTTCTACAAGTGTCCTGTAAAGATGGAGATACAGACGCTGGAAGATAAAATTGTCTACAAGTATCTCTAA
- the gnsb gene encoding glucosamine (N-acetyl)-6-sulfatase (Sanfilippo disease IIID), b has translation MASPLSKNTHRNRLRRVTLEGVPGLLLSLTLFTCLLKCAECVKASNMILIVTDDLDVELGGMTPLKKTKALIGDFGVTFSHAYTTTPLCCPSRSSILSGKYPHNHMVHNNSWSGNCSSKAWQAGPEMQAFPVYLTKKYYQTFYGGKYLNQYGMNETGGVGHVPPGWDQWHVLVGNSEYYNYTLSVNGKAEVHKDDYEKDYLTDLILNRSLTFLDSRSPQHPFFVMLCPPAPHSPWTAAPAYQNSFADVKAPRDGSFNKHGNDKHWLLRQPVNPMSNSSIDYLDNAFHKRWQTLLSVDDMVEKLVKKLEDIKELNNTYIFFTSDNGYHTGQFSLPIDKRQLYEFDIRVPLLVRGPGIKPNQTLQDPVLNIDLAMTILDIAGVNTSILDMDGQSFLPQLAPSLRNGTSRPYFLVEYTGEGHLTKDPDCPKLGPGVAECFPDCVCEDAFNNTYACIRTLKDNNLQYCEFADDEAFVEVYNMTTDPHQLENIVKKVDPALLQVMNQRLIKLQSCKGDSCRKF, from the exons ATGGCAAGTCCACTGTcaaagaacacacacaggaaccGTCTGAGGAGAGTGACTCTTGAAGGGGTTCCTGGTCTACTCCTTTCCCTCACTCTATTCACCTGTCTACTGAAGTGTGCAGAATGTGTCAAAGCCAGCAACATGATTCTCATCGTTACAGATGATCTGGACGTGGAGCTTGGTGGAATG ACGCCGTTAAAGAAGACCAAAGCCCTGATTGGTGATTTTGGTGTCACCTTCTCCCATGCa TACACAACAACGCCCCTGTGCTGTCCCAGTCGGAGCAGCATTCTCTCTGGGAAATATCCACACAATCACATGGTCCACAACAATTCCTGGTCAGGCAACTGCAGCAGCAAAGCCTGGCAAGCTGGTCCCGAGATGCAAGCCTTTCCTGTCTACCTCACCAAGAAGTATTATCAGACCTTTTATGGAGGGAAATACCTTAATCAG TATGGGATGAATGAGACAGGAGGTGTGGGTCATGTTCCTCCTGGATGGGACCAGTGGCATGTACTG gTGGGGAACTCTGAATACTATAATTATACACTCTCTGTCAATGGGAAAGCAGAGGTTCACAAAGACGACTATGAAAAGGACTACCTCACAGACCTTATT TTAAACAGATCACTGACGTTCCTGGATTCGCGAAGCCCCCAGCATCCATTTTTTGTGATGCTGTGCCCTCCAGCCCCTCACTCTCCTTGGACTGCAGCTCCAGCGTACCAGAACAGCTTTGCTGACGTCAAGGCTCCACGTGATGGCAGTTTTAACAAACATGgaaat gACAAGCACTGGTTGCTGCGTCAGCCTGTGAACCCTATGTCAAACAGCTCCATTGATTATCTTGACAATGCTTTCCATAAAAG GTGGCAGACCCTTCTGTCTGTAGACGACATGGTGGAGAAGCTGGTAAAGAAACTGGAAGACATAAAGGAGCTGAACAACACTTACATTTTCTTCACTTCTGACAACGGTTACCACACAG GTCAGTTCTCCCTCCCCATTGACAAGAGACAGCTGTATGAATTTGACATCCGTGTGCCACTTTTGGTACGTGGGCCCGGGATCAAGCCAAACCAAACTCTGCAG GACCCAGTACTGAACATCGATCTCGCCATGACCATCCTTGACATTGCCGGAGTTAATACCTCTATCTTGGACATGGATGGGCAATCTTTTCTACCACAGCTT GCACCGTCATTACGCAACGGTACTTCACGTCCCTACTTCTTGGTGGAGTACACTGGTGAGGGCCACCTTACTAAAGATCCTGACTGCCCCAAACTCGGCCCCGGAGTGGCT GAGTGTTTCCCAGACTGTGTTTGCGAGGATGCCTTCAACAACACGTATGCCTGCATTAGGACTTTGAAGGACAACAATTTGCAGTACTGTGAATTCGCTGACGATGAA gCATTTGTGGAGGTGTACAACATGACGACTGATCCTCATCAGCTGGAGAACATTGTGAAGAAGGTGGACCCTGCGCTCCTGCAGGTCATGAACCAAAGGCTCATCAAGCTTCAGTCATGCAAGGGAGACAGCTGTCGAAAATTCTAA
- the nudcd3 gene encoding nudC domain-containing protein 3: protein MSSPLEMTELYDNALLGILQHVGNIQNFLQIYFGFLYRKTDFYRLLTSPNDKMGFPPGVAEKMVLKTFKLFEKLAVQDRERAMKLAEEARAVPAVVEEIIEVQSQPEMAGPTEAAQESMSTEASAAEPVPAGAESADGNETKVQPAESEQPTALPASALAASVSAASAPTPAASSDTSAAAPDQPSFQTNPDSYNGAVRENYSWSQDYSDVEVRVFVPPSIVKGRQVSVSLQSGGVRVAAKEGVSENVLMEGEFTHKINTENSLWSLEPGRCVVLSLSKCGEVWWTAVLKGEQEIDVNQINRERSMATVDEEEHAVLDRLTFDYQQKLQGKPQSHEMKVHEMLKKGWDAEGSPFKGQQFDPSMFDIPPSAVQF from the exons ATGTCTTCGCCGTTGGAAATGACAGAGTTGTATGACAACGCGTTGCTGGGAATCTTGCAGCATGTTGGAAACATACAGAATTTTCTGCAGATATATTTCGGGTTTTTGTACAGAAAAACAGACTTTTATCGCCTTCTGACCAGTCCGAACGACAAAATGGGCTTCCCACCTGGAGTGGCAGAAAAAATGGTCCTAAAG ACATTTAAGTTGTTCGAGAAACTGGCAGtgcaggacagagagagggcgaTGAAGCTGGCCGAAGAAGCCCGAGCTGTTCCCGCTGTAGTGGAGGAAATCATCGAAGTTCAATCACAGCCAGAAATGGCAGGACCTACAGAAGCCGCGCAGGAATCCATGTCCACCGAAGCTTCAGCTGCAGAGCCAGTACCTGCAGGGGCAGAGTCTGCAGATGGAAATGAAACCAAAGTGCAGCCTGCAGAGAGCGAACAACCAACAGCATTGCCTGCATCTGCGTTAGCAGCATCTGTGTCTGCAGCATCTGCACCTACACCAGCGGCTAGTTCAGATACTTCTGCGGCTGCACC TGACCAGCCCAGTTTCCAGACAAACCCAGATAGCTACAACGGTGCTGTCAGAGAAAATTACAGCTGGTCACAGGACTACTCTGATGTGGAAGTTCGAGTTTTTGTCCCACCGAGCATTGTCAAGGGCAGACAG GTGTCTGTCAGTCTTCAGTCTGGTGGCGTGCGTGTGGCAGCGAAGGAGGGAGTGTCAGAAAACGTCCTGATGGAAGGCGAGTTCACGCACAAAATCAACACTGAGAATTCTCTGTGGAGTCTGGAGCCAGGCCGTTGTGTAGTG CTGTCTCTGAGTAAATGCGGGGAAGTGTGGTGGACCGCTGTGCTGAAAGGCGAGCAAGAAATCGATGTAAATCAGATCAACCGCGAGCGCTCCATGGCCACTGTGGACGAGGAGGAGCACGCCGTGTTGGACCGTCTCACCTTTGACTACCAACAGAAACTGCAAGGAAAGCCCCAGAGCCACGAGATG aaAGTTCATGAAATGCTGAAGAAGGGCTGGGATGCCGAGGGATCGCCGTTCAAAGGCCAGCAGTTTGATCCGTCCATGTTCGACATACCGCCAAGCGCTGTTCAGTTTTGA